The proteins below are encoded in one region of Actinomycetota bacterium:
- a CDS encoding universal stress protein, whose amino-acid sequence MIKKILVPTDGSERAERAADFAIALAKATGASLLFLNVIDEVPPAYAYEVESGAPIDVTAIDDLRQKFGEEAVAKLKDKAAADGVTAETSVVEGHPWQEILTQVESQGADHIVIGSHGRRALAAAVLGNVAVNVIHGAKVPVTVIPLRD is encoded by the coding sequence ATGATAAAGAAGATCCTGGTGCCAACAGACGGATCGGAGCGCGCCGAGCGGGCCGCCGATTTCGCCATCGCCCTGGCGAAAGCCACGGGGGCTTCCCTGCTGTTCCTGAACGTTATCGATGAGGTGCCGCCCGCATATGCCTATGAAGTGGAGAGCGGCGCACCTATCGACGTCACCGCCATCGACGACCTGCGTCAGAAGTTCGGGGAAGAAGCGGTGGCCAAACTGAAGGACAAGGCTGCGGCGGATGGAGTCACCGCGGAAACCAGCGTGGTCGAGGGACATCCGTGGCAGGAGATACTCACCCAGGTGGAAAGCCAGGGGGCGGATCACATCGTCATCGGCTCCCACGGGCGCCGTGCCCTGGCCGCAGCTGTACTGGGCAATGTGGCGGTTAATGTGATCCACGGCGCCAAAGTGCCGGTGACGGTCATCCCGCTGCGCGACTGA